The Prunus persica cultivar Lovell chromosome G8, Prunus_persica_NCBIv2, whole genome shotgun sequence genome includes a region encoding these proteins:
- the LOC18766643 gene encoding arginine decarboxylase, with amino-acid sequence MPALACCVDAAVAPPGYAFAGDSSLPAPPFSGVPPATTAVTTDSSHWSPSLSSDLYRIDAWGGPYFTVNSSGNVSVRPHGSATLPHQEIDLLKIVKKVSDPKPDCGLGLQLPLIVRLPDVLKNRLESLQGAFDLAIQSHDYGSHYQGVFPVKCNQDRFVVEDIVRFGSPFRFGLEAGSKPELLLAMSCLCKGNPEALLICNGFKDFEYISLALFARKLALNTVIVLEQEEELDVVIDLSKKLGVRPVIGARAKLKTKHSGHFGSTSGEKGKFGLTTTQILRVVKKLDQLGLLDCFQLLHFHIGSQIPSTALLADGVSEAAQIYCELVRLGAHMKFIDIGGGLGIDYDGSKSSDSEISVSYSLEEYAAAVVRAVLNVCDRKSVKHPVICSESGRALVSHHSVMIFEAISSSACDDVPPMSAFALQYFIEGLTEEARADYRNLSAAAIRGEYEACLTYADQLKQRCIDQFKEGSLGIEQLATVDGLCDMVSKAIGASDPVRTYHVNLSVFTSIPDFWGIGQTFPIVPIHRLDQRPAVRGILSDLTCDSDGKIDKFIGGESSLPLHELEGNGGASGGGQKYYLGMFLGGAYQEALGGVHNLFGGPSVVRVSQSDGPHSFAVTLAVPGPSCSDVLRVMQHEPELMFETLKHRAEEYGQGDDGGMASAAVATSLARSFHNMPYLVAASSCCLTAMNNHGLYYCSEDDYDVVADSAGGGGGEEDQWSYCCA; translated from the coding sequence ATGCCGGCCCTGGCTTGTTGCGTGGACGCTGCTGTGGCTCCTCCCGGCTACGCCTTCGCCGGGGATAGCTCTCTTCCCGCGCCGCCATTTTCCGGCGTACCTCCGGCGACCACCGCCGTCACCACTGACAGTTCCCATTGGTCTCCCTCCCTGTCATCCGACCTCTACCGAATCGACGCCTGGGGTGGGCCCTACTTCACCGTCAATTCCTCCGGCAACGTCTCCGTCCGTCCGCACGGGTCGGCGACCCTGCCCCACCAGGAGATCGATCTGCTGAAGATCGTGAAGAAGGTTTCGGATCCGAAACCAGATTGCGGGCTCGGGTTGCAGCTCCCGCTCATTGTTCGCCTGCCCGATGTGCTCAAGAACCGGCTGGAGTCGCTCCAGGGGGCGTTCGATCTCGCGATCCAGTCTCACGACTACGGGTCCCACTACCAGGGCGTGTTCCCGGTGAAATGCAACCAGGACCGGTTCGTTGTGGAGGACATTGTCCGGTTCGGCTCGCCGTTCCGGTTCGGATTGGAAGCTGGGTCGAAGCCGGAGCTTCTCTTGGCCATGAGCTGCTTGTGCAAAGGTAACCCAGAAGCCCTTCTCATCTGCAATGGATTCAAAGACTTCGAGTACATCTCTCTGGCTCTGTTTGCTCGCAAGCTCGCCTTAAACACAGTGATTGTTCTTGAGCAAGAGGAAGAGCTCGATGTGGTTATCGATTTGAGCAAGAAGCTAGGTGTTCGACCCGTGATTGGGGCCCGAGCCAAGCTCAAAACCAAGCATTCGGGTCATTTCGGGTCGACTTCGGGCGAGAAAGGGAAGTTCGGGCTCACTACCACTCAGATTTTACGGGTTGTTAAGAAACTTGATCAATTGGGTCTGCTTGATTGCTTTCAGTTGTTGCATTTCCATATTGGGTCTCAGATCCCTTCGACTGCTCTGCTCGCCGATGGCGTATCCGAAGCTGCTCAGATCTACTGTGAATTGGTCCGCCTCGGTGCCCACATGAAGTTCATAGACATTGGAGGCGGTCTGGGTATCGATTACGATGGATCCAAATCCAGTGACTCTGAGATTTCAGTCAGCTATAGCCTCGAAGAGTATGCTGCCGCTGTTGTCCGAGCAGTCCTGAACGTTTGTGACCGGAAGTCGGTGAAGCACCCGGTGATTTGCAGCGAAAGTGGCCGAGCCCTCGTGTCTCACCACTCGGTTATGATATTTGAGGCCATTTCTTCCAGCGCCTGTGATGATGTTCCTCCCATGTCTGCGTTTGCGCTTCAGTATTTCATCGAGGGGCTCACAGAGGAAGCTCGTGCCGATTACCGAAACCTCTCGGCTGCGGCAATCAGAGGTGAGTATGAGGCTTGCTTGACATATGCTGATCAGTTGAAACAACGCTGTATTGATCAGTTCAAAGAAGGGTCTCTGGGCATTGAGCAATTAGCCACTGTTGATGGGCTTTGTGATATGGTTTCGAAAGCAATCGGGGCATCTGACCCTGTCCGTACGTACCATGTGAATCTCTCGGTTTTTACTTCAATTCCAGACTTCTGGGGCATTGGGCAGACGTTCCCAATAGTCCCGATTCACCGCCTCGATCAGCGGCCGGCGGTGAGGGGGATATTGTCGGACTTGACCTGCGACAGTGATGGGAAGATTGACAAGTTCATCGGTGGCGAGTCGAGCCTGCCGCTGCATGAATTGGAAGGTAATGGTGGGGCTAGTGGCGGTGGGCAGAAGTACTATCTGGGGATGTTCTTGGGCGGGGCTTATCAGGAGGCACTCGGAGGCGTCCACAACCTGTTTGGAGGCCCGAGCGTTGTTCGGGTCTCCCAGAGCGATGGACCCCACAGCTTTGCGGTAACGCTGGCTGTGCCAGGGCCGTCGTGTTCGGATGTCCTTCGAGTGATGCAGCATGAGCCCGAGCTCATGTTCGAGACACTGAAGCACCGTGCGGAGGAGTACGGGCAGGGCGACGATGGCGGCATGGCTAGCGCCGCAGTCGCCACCAGCCTTGCCCGCTCCTTCCACAACATGCCGTATCTGGTGGCAGCTTCATCGTGTTGCTTGACTGCAATGAACAACCATGGCTTGTACTATTGCAGTGAGGATGATTATGACGTTGTTGCAGATTctgctggtggtggtggtggtgaggaaGATCAGTGGTCTTACTGCTGTGCTTGA
- the LOC18766685 gene encoding polyprenol reductase 2: MEVGLVGLLRTAWIAAILPLLIASVPSSRLSSFHGAVLEFAKRGKIMKSSSQKFTVPQKFFCHFYLVAVVWTALLLVTTGMYAYKTVPLVYPTFPSQLTGGSHIFSWHKSHSIPISYRYGVWRSVFLLLLMEVQVLRRLFETIYVFNYSSSARMHIFGYLTGLFFYTAAPLSLCCNNALEVYKFSLNAVAEFIVKGKTTMQHMEFDWLEFVSSLLRLRWLQWTGAVIFFWGWIHQRNCHAILGSLREHSGQNDEYVIPHGDWFEVVSSPHYLAEIVIYTGLVVASGGTDPTIWLLFGFVVSNLVFAAAETHRWYLKKFKNYPSNRLAIIPFVY; the protein is encoded by the exons ATGGAGGTGGGTCTTGTTGGGTTGCTCAGAACAGCTTGGATTGCAGCGATACTGCCTCTACTCATAGCTTCTGTACCTTCTTCTAGGCTGAGCTCATTTCATGGAGCTGTTTTGGAATTTGCCAAGAGAGGGAAGATCATGAAATCTTCTTCTCAG AAGTTCACAGTTCCTCAAAAGTTCTTCTGCCATTTCTATCTGGTGGCTGTAGTGTGGACAGCCCTACTCCTTGTTACAACTGGGATGTATGCGTATAAAACAGTGCCATTGGTTTATCCTACATTTCCCAGCCAATTGACTGGAGGTTCACACATCTTTTCATGGCATAAGTCTCATTCGATTCCTATAAGTTATAGATATGGCGTTTGGCGTTCTGTCTTTCTGCTTTTATTGATGGAAGTTCAAGTCTTGAGGCGCCTCTTTGAGACAATATATGTATTCAACTATAGCTCCTCTGCTCGGATGCACATTTTCGGATATCTGACTGGACTCTT CTTCTACACAGCAGCACCGTTGTCACTTTGCTGCAATAATGCTCTGGAGgtgtataaattttcattgAATGCAGTGGCTGAGTTCATTGTCAAAGGCAAGACTACTATGCAACACATGGAATTTGATTGGTTGGAATTTGTGAGTTCTCTTTTGAGGCTTCGTTGGCTCCAATGGACTGGTGCAGTTATATTCTTTTGGGGCTGGATCCATCAGCGCAATTGCCATGCAATTCTT GGCTCATTACGGGAACACAGTGGACAAAATGATGAATATGTGATTCCTCATGGTGATTGGTTTGAAGTCGTTTCATCTCCACACTATCTGGCTGAGATA GTTATATATACTGGCCTTGTGGTTGCTAGTGGAGGAACAGACCCCACAATCTGGTTACtttttggatttgtg GTGTCAAACTTGGTATTTGCAGCAGCGGAAACACATAGGTGGTACCTCAAGAAGTTCAAGAATTATCCCAGTAATCGGCTTGCCATTATTCCATTTGTATACTAA
- the LOC18768305 gene encoding NADP-dependent D-sorbitol-6-phosphate dehydrogenase, producing the protein MSTITLNNGFEMPVIGLGLWRLEKEELRSAILNAIKLGYRHFDAAAHYKTEIDVGNAIAEAIQSGLVKREELFITSKVWNSDHGHVVEACKNSLKKLQLDYLDLYLVHYPLATKHSGVGTTASLLDENKVLDIDVTVSLETTWHDMEKTVSLGLVRSIGLSNYELFLTRDCLSYAKIKPQVSQFETHPYFQRESLVRFCKKHGVVPMAHTPLGGATANVKAFGSISPLEDPVLIGLAKKYQKSVAQIALRWNIERGTPVIPKSSKVERLKENLEVLNFKLEKEDIELINTIDKKFRTTLPSLSWGVDVYA; encoded by the exons ATGTCCACCATAACTCTCAACAATGGCTTCGAGATGCCCGTCATCGGTCTCGGCCTCTGGCGTCTGGAGAAAGAAGAGCTCAGAAGTGCCATCTTAAACGCAATCAAGCTCGGATATCGCCATTTTGATGCTGCTG CTCATTACAAGACTGAGATAGACGTTGGGAACGCAATTGCAGAAGCAATTCAGAGTGGGCTTGTCAAGAGGGAGGAACTTTTCATCACCTCCAAG GTTTGGAATTCAGACCATGGGCATGTGGTTGAGGCCTGCAAAAATAGCCTGAAGAAGCTTCAGTTAGATTATCTGGATCTCTACCTTGTTCACTACCCATTAGCCACCAAGCATAGCg GAGTTGGTACAACTGCTAGTCTTTTGGACGAGAATAAGGTGTTGGACATAGACGTTACAGTCTCCCTGGAAACTACATGGCACGACATGGAAAAGACCGTCTCCCTCGGCCTAGTTCGTAGCATTGGTCTCAG CAACTACGAGCTCTTTCTGACCAGAGATTGCTTATCTTACGCCAAAATCAAGCCTCAAGTGAGCCAATTTGAAACTCACCCTTATTTCCAGCGTGAATCTCTCGTCAGATTCTGTAAGAAACATGGAGTTGTACCTATGGCCCACACCCCTCTAGGAGGTGCTACGGCTAATGTCAAAGCATTTGGTTCCATTTCACCTCTGGAAGATCCAGTTCTCATT GGTCTGGCTAAAAAGTACCAAAAGAGTGTGGCCCAGATTGCTCTGAGGTGGAACATTGAGAGGGGCACACCAGTGATTCCAAAGTCCTCAAAAGTTGAGAGGTTGAAAGAGAATTTGGAAGTCCTTAACTTCAAGCTGGAGAAAGAGGACATAGAGCTGATCAATACTATAGACAAGAAATTCAGGACCACTCTACCTTCCTTATCTTGGGGAGTAGATGTTTATGCATAA
- the LOC18768326 gene encoding V-type proton ATPase 16 kDa proteolipid subunit, with amino-acid sequence MSSSTFSGDETAPFFGFLGAAAALVFSCMGAAYGTAKSGVGVASMGVMRPELVMKSIVPVVMAGVLGIYGLIIAVIISTGINPKAKSYYLFDGYAHLSSGLACGLAGLSAGMAIGIVGDAGVRANAQQPKLFVGMILILIFAEALALYGLIVGIILSSRSGQSRAD; translated from the exons ATGTCATCTTCAACCTTCAGCGGTGATGAAACGGCGCCGTTCTTCGGCTTCCTCGGCGCTGCTGCAGCCCTCGTCTTCTCCT GTATGGGAGCTGCCTATGGAACGGCAAAGAGTGGTGTTGGTGTGGCATCTATGGGGGTGATGAGGCCTGAGCTGGTGATGAAGTCCATTGTTCCTGTTGTTATGGCTGGAGTTTTGGGTATTTATGGCCTTATTATTGCTGTTATCATTAGTACTGGAATTAACCCTAAGGCCAAGTCATACTATCTTTTTGATGGTTATGCACATCTCTCTTCTGGTCTTGCTTGTGGTCTCGCTGGGCTCTCTGCTGGAATGGCAATTGGTATAGTTGGTGATGCTGGTGTAAG AGCTAATGCACAGCAGCCAAAACTCTTTGTTGGGATGATCCTCATTCTCATCTTTGCTGAAGCACTGGCCCTCTATGGCCTCATTGTCGGCATCATCTTGTCTTCCCGATCAGGCCAATCCAGAGCAGACTAA
- the LOC18766617 gene encoding 50S ribosomal protein L28, chloroplastic, with the protein MGRDGRMMLEIAEVLEPIVASRICPSTGKKSNKANKISFSTHKTKKFQFVNLQYKRVWWEARKRFLKLRLSTKALKTIEKNEIDAVAKKAGIDLRKL; encoded by the exons atggGGAGAGATGGAAGGATGATGCTCGAAATTGCAGAGGTTTTAGAG CCTATTGTTGCCAGTAGAATTTGTCCTTCCACTGGGAAGAAATCAAATAAGGCAAACAAGATTTCCTTCTCAACTCACAAGACCAAAAAGTTTCAGTTTGTGAACCTACAATACAAGAGGGTTTGGTGGGAGGCTAGGAAGCGCTTTCTTAAACTGCGCTTGTCAACTAAAGCATTGAAAACGATAGAGAAAAACGAAATTGATGCCGTTGCCAAAAAGGCTGGGATAGATCTTCGCAAGTTATGA